Sequence from the Podarcis raffonei isolate rPodRaf1 chromosome 16, rPodRaf1.pri, whole genome shotgun sequence genome:
ATGCCTGCTCCCCACTGAATGTGGCATTTAGATACAAGAGTTGCCCTGATGGTGGTGGAGGTAGAATTTAACTATCAAGATTAGACAGCCAGGAATAACCTTATCCTCACCCCAGCTGCTAGATGCGAATGGCATAATTTATCTGTGAAGTATGTGAAGTTCTTCCTTTCTCACTGACTAATATCATTGGATGACCCCTACTTCCTCTAGTGTTTATACAGTAGTATATTTCTTTAGTGCCCAAAAAACTCAGCTGCGCCTTTCAATTAAAAAATTGTTTCTATTCCCTTGCTGCCGCCAGGTGGAATAGTGTTTGAATAATAAGTGAAACGCAAGACAATCTTAACATGGATGGTTAGGAGCAGGACCCTTGTTCCTAGCTGCTTCCATGTAGTTTAAGGGGGGTCAATGCCTGTAGCACACAACAGGATTAATTATAGAGTATTAGTTTTGAGGTGTCTGCCAAGATTAAGCTAACACCAGGTGCATTAACACCCCATTAGGTAGTCCAAGCCCAAGCTCCATTAGAAACTTCTAGAACTGCTGCTCAGCCCATTCACAAGCATCTTGCAATCCACACATTTtgccaccttaaaggtaaagttaaagaaaccactgaccgttaggtccagtcgcggacaacttgggggttgaggcgctcatctcgctttactggccgagggagctggtgtacagcttccgggtcatgtggccagcatgactaagccgcttctggcgaaccagagcagcgcacggaaatgccgtttaccttcccgccggagcggtacctatttatctacttgcgctgtgtgctttcaaactgctaggttggcaggaaccgggaccgaacaacaggagctcaccccgtagcagggattcgaactgccaaccttctgatcagcaagccctacgctctctggtttaatccacagtgccaccttaCATGACAGGAATTTCTGTGACACATCTAACTCAACTCccaatacattacagtggtacctcaggttacagactccgctaacccagaaatagtacctcgggttaagaactttgcttcaggatgagaacagaaatcgcgcaacggcagcaggaggccccattagctaaactgttacctcaggttaagaacagtttcaggttaagaacgaattaagttcttaacctgaggtaccactgtactcatatgCCAAGTTTCCAATACTGTGCAAGTTGAGGGAGAGCCAAAAGGACAAACCTTGCAACTAGATTCATTTTCATTTAAGAAAGTTTTCCTTACAATGCAGCAGCTTGTGAGACTCTTCAAAAACTGAAAGTTGGCCCCAAATGAAATACTAAACAGGGTGGGAAATCTTACAAACCTTTACTGTTTACCAAGCTGCAGGTTTCTCATTTTCTAGTTTCTTTCAAAATTCCCAATTAAGCTGCTGAAATTGGTATGTTTAAGCAGCTGACAGCTGAAAATAAGCAAGCTGTGCAGTAAAGCCAAGACAAGCTCACTCATCCATTGTTGAGGAAGTATGAGCAAAGCTGCTACATTCAGACAGAACCTGAAGTTCAGTCCTCGAATCTGACTTATGCTACTGTTTCCATCTTTAATTTGGCTTTTAACATGTAGTCTAACAGGCAACTGATACAAAGAAGCCAAGCCCACACACTTCCAACATCCTTTTACACAGCGAGACAAACAGTTCATAGAATTGACTTTATTTACAGACCGTTGGGGGGAAattgtcacttaaaaaaaaaagttatgaaaCAATCTTACAGGGAAGAGTCTATGACCACAAAGTATACTTAAACTAGTTCACTTTTTACAGAAATACTCAAGTGTTCAGTTATTGATGGCCCATATGGATTCCAGATGCCTGGAGCATGTGACAGGTCATTTCTGAAGCCTATTCTGGGCCATCAATACTAGCCACAGCATTGCTTTCAGAGTGCAAGAGCTGGCTTTGTTTTGGACTGTATCAGGTTGTCCTTTCACTTTCAAGAGTGGGGAGGAAAGAACAGGCAACTACAGCTACACTTGTGATGAAGAGTCGCTGGTGATGGTGGGCCACTGAGAGAAGCTGCTTTTGACCTTAGCTAGTGGAAGGCAATTTTAAAAGACACACCACACAGCAGCAAGGACAACAATCGGGTTGAACTACTGTTGTACTGATAATTATCTAAGGTCAGTTACGAAGGTCCGTATACAGCAGCCCACTTGCCATGTCTTCAGTGCACTGAAGGAGGCTGACACTTCCAATGAAGTGGTTGCCCATTGGAAGATTTTCTTGGACAGGAGTAGTTCAAGATGCACAGTGGCCGCTCTTCCCCCACTTTAGCTACCGCCACATTACGGATGACAAAAAGGATACCGTGGAGAAAGACTTGAGACTGCAACAGGCAAAGCGACTTCACCCTGTTCACTCACACTTGACAGATGCAGCACCTTTAATCTTAAACAAGTCCCACATGTACAGTGAAAAGATCCCAAATCATAGGCACACAAACTAAAGCATAACTTTTTACTAGCTACTCTTATGTACAGCTGTATAAGGTTTCAAAAAAAGCTATCtggtggagatatatatatatacaaaaagaTGTTTATACATTGGTCTGTACACAAGGGTCTATACATTTAATTTCCTGTGAGGAACCCCTTAAGCTGCTACCTCTATCCTCAAGAGGATTCCCAGCACTTCATTCACATATCTTACAAAGAAAGCCAAACGCAAAAAAGGGAAGATGCTTTCAGAATTCGAACTGGTCCTGTCTTGCATCAAAGTTCCTTCAGGGTTCACTGTTCAGTCCAGGAGATACTTTTAATCTCAATGTAGACATGGGAGCTCGGACAGGTGCCATGTGCTTTCAGTCactcaaaaaaaagaagaagaatgaagaaaactgaagaaaaaggagggggggggagaaaagaaaaccttGCACAAAGTGCTAAAACCAAAGCGCCCAAAAGGAAATGCCAGTGAAGCACAGAGTTCCGCGTctaaggaggcagcagcagcagcagcagcaggaacgcTAAGTACCTGCTCTTCAACACAGCTGCTTACTGTCGGTACTCCAGTTCGTCTACACTGATTACTTTGGATGGCATGGAAGGGAGAGGTTGCTGTAAGACGTCCGAACCAAACCATTTTGCAAGACCAACAGGGGAGCTACTTCGCTGGTTCGCACGGTGGTCAAGCTGTGAGTGCACATGAGGCAGTCCAGTCCGAGATGGCACATTCAGAGGGGGAGTTTGTACACCAACAGCAGATCCTTGTGCACTTGAGCCTGGGAAAGGGGGAgcagggggagaaggagagagagagaaaaaagaaaaaattaaatacatGCCTTGAGCAAACACGAGGCTGCTTTGAAAGTGTGATGGGAAGCTTCAGTCCTGGTGGTGAATGGACTGTATGTTTGGCTCTGAGTCAGAAGCTCTTCTTCAGCTTTTCTGAGAGAACAGATAGAACTCCTGAAGTGGGTGGCAAAATAAAAGCTTTCTTCATCCCTGAACTCTATAACCATTCAGAGTACAGCTTGACCATGCTACAGAGTAGGTGCAAGCAGTTCAGTTGCTAGTTTGGTTTGGTGCAGCAGTATTCAGGGGCTAGCAGCATTTCCAAAAGCTCTGCTCCCCAACCTCCTGAACTCAAGCATCAAGAAGGCCTGGCCTCTTCACAAGACTAGGTGGCTTCCGCTCTCTAAGGTGGAGAGAAGAACTTGAGCTCTCCTCCAAAATACCACTTGTGACATGAGCCACCATCAGAGCCGTCTTTTCCACTGGGCTTACTGGCACGTTGCGCCAGGGTGcaggcctctcaggggcgccccagcgagtcCCACCAGTTGTGTcccaccaactatatggctggtggCGGTGGCGGAGGAAGCGGGGAGCGGCAAAGCATCTGAAAGCGTCGGCACCCCCCGCGGGTGGGCGGATCACATGGCCACACCAATCAGCACCCCCGACAGATCGAAGGATGGCGCAGCTGCGCCAATCGGCAGCCCCGGCAGGGCTCCTTCCCTCCCAGTAAAGTGGCTCCcctgtccccctccctccccggctGACTCTCTGGCAAGCCAGCGGCTCATGAGCAACAGCACTGGCAAAactgctcttctccctccctcccgagcTTGCTGTAAAGTGGCTCCTCCGTCTTCCTCCCTCCCAGCAAAatggctcccctccccacccagcagcagcaccagcaaagctgctcctctccctccctccccagctcaCTGTCAAACCGCAAAGCGGCTCCCCCTTCTCCCACCACTGGGGCAGGCACTTCcttgttttgcttttcaaaagtGAAAATAACCCATCAGTTGGTTTCCCCTcttgtctttctctttctttggtgttgtgtgtgtgtctctgtttCCCTTTCCTCTGCCAGCTGCAGTAAGCCACCAAGAGGCAGCAAACTTGAGTGCTTCTGCCTCCCAGCCCCTCACCAAGCTCGgctaaaagaagaggaagaagcttcAGCCGCCAAACAAAATCACAAGCGGATCTGTGTTGGGAGGCACACTTTGCCTCCCTCCTCCAGGTCCTTTTCACCCAACGCATTGTCAAATTCAACTCTGCAAAAGAGCGTTCTTCTGCTTTAAATGTCCTGTTCAAACCTTAGTTTGCAGAATGAACTTAGTGATCACCTCCCCCTTCtgcttctttctcccctcctAGATGTCTCCACTACCTAGCATTTATATGGAgatcagtcccccccccccgatgtctgctccctaaaaaaaggtcaacaactctggggaatctttcctaaaaaaggtcaacaactttggggttgttCCTCCCcttaaaaaggttgacaactctgggaaaggggggggggggcaccggaGGCATCTTTGTACCATggtgctggatatgcttaagacagccctggccaCCATCTGGTATCTTCTAGTGCAGAAATAGGCCTATGTTAGTCTTGCTGAGCGATTTCCTGTGGGCTACACCAAAGTGTTTTGAAActttacaaaacaaagcaagaacaTAAAGGATTTATTAACACAGACTAGCTGCAGCATAGCTGTTAAAGATCCAGAATGTGAAAGTCTACTTAAGCAGTGCCTTGCTGGGCCTACTTAGCTCAGCATTCTTTGCAAAATCTTATCAGCAGGCCAAGGTGGTCCACTGAAGGATGGCAGCCCACAATCTGCTTAACTCTGCTCTAGCAGCAAGGAGAAGTACTGTAAGCTGCTTGTTTCTAAGTGAGAGTTTTGCTATTCATACTAGAAAGGAACCATTTAGAACACTGGCAGTCCCTGACTACCTGGGGAGGAAAAACCTTACCTGAtctctgtagctgctgctgcATCATTGCCAGCTGCAGAGGTGTCCCAGAGCGAGGATTCAAGAGAGGATGGCCAGCTGTTGGAAGCGGGTAACAAGGCTGACCAAGGATGGGAGCAGACACTCCCTGGAAGTGAGTCAAGTCTACCCCAGGGGGAATCATACCTGGTAGGAAGAAAAAAATCCCCGATAAGCAAATGATCTCTCCTCAGTTTTGGAGATTTATCTGCATTTCTAGCCCAACCATTCCCAAGAATTCAAGGCAAGTTAATAGCCATTTTGACTCAAAACCACAAGCCACTGTTTAAATGGATTTGATCATTTGCTTGGCCCTGGTCATCTTCACACACTGCCTGTTTCAGGTTCTTAAGGAGATCCCAAAGAAATTATGCCCAAATCATAAAACTGAAAAGTtagaatggaaacaagaggatcttttagtccaactccctgcaatacaggaatcttttacccaaggtggggctcaaacccaaccGCAAGATTAAGGGTCTCATACTCTACCCACTGAGGTATCCCAGCAGTCCGATCACTCATTTAAGTTCCACCTACAAGGTAACGGAATTCATAAAGGTTGCTGTGCTTaagtattcatagaatcatagaattggaatagaccacaagggccatcgagtccaaccccctgccaagcaggaaacaccatcagagcactcctgacatatggttgtcaagcctctgcttaaagacctccaaagaaggagactccaccacactccttggcagcaaattccactgtcaaacagctcttactgtcaggaagttcttcctaatgtttaggtggaatcttctttcttgtagtttggatccattgctccgtgtccgcttctctggagcagcagaaaacaacctttctctctcctctatatgacatccttttatatatttgaacatggctatcatatcaccccttaacctcctcttctccaggctaaacatgcccagctcccttagccgttcctcataaggcatcgtttccaggcctttgaccattttggttgccctcctctggacacgttccagtttgtcagtgtccttcttgaactgtggtgcccagaactggacacagtactccaggtgaggtctgaccagagcagaatacagtggcactattacttcccttgatctagatgctatactcctattgatgcagcccagaattgcattggcttttttagctgccgcgtcacactgttggctcatgtcaagtttgtggtcaaccaagactcctagatccttttcacatgtactgctctcaagccaggtgtcccccatcttgtatttgtgcctctcattttttttgcccaagtgcaatactttacatttctccctgttaaagttcatcttgtttgttttggcccagttctctaatctgtcaaggtcgttttatTCTTTCTAACCTTGCAGTTAATAAGAAGGCCCGACAGTTTGTtcctatgttgggggggggagattacctGCTTGCAGCAGAGGTGGAAGATGCTGAGGATGAATCCCTTGCTGCAGCATCCTCTGGACTAATCCCGGGGGCAGTTGATGAGTAGGCCGTACCATTGGTACATGAGGAACCAGGGGGACCTGGTGGACGGGACGGAGGAAGGTAGACCCCGGGACAGGGGAAGCCATGGTAGGGGTCTTTCTCCCAGTGGACTTCGGCCTGTAGTCTTGTTCTTTGGTGCAACGATTGGTCTGAGAAAGTGGCGTTGAACAGGCAGAGCGCTGTAGCGATGCTAGCTTGGTACCTATGGAAGGTGAATTCTCTTGATCTACGTGTTCTATGGACCTAGATGGCAGCAAGCCCTCTGTGGAGAGACAAGAGCAGATCACTTAAGTGTACTataatttggggtggggtttggAAAGAGCGCACACTCACTGCCCACGCTGACAAGAAGCCACCGCAGCCAAATTGCCTGTTGGATCGAGCAGCTTATCCCACATTCCCATAACAACCCTGTGGTTGGGGTTGGCTAGGCTTAgcctttactcccccccccccaaaaaaaaatttaactTAAGAaccgcctgctggatcaggccaatgcctcAGGtactctagcatcctgttctcacagtcgtCACCCAGGTGCcaatggaaaacctgcaagcaggaccagaggacAAACGCACTCTCCTGTGGCTTCCGGTAACAGGTGtttagaagcactgctgcctctgaccatggaggcagagcatagccatcagggttagtagcaataaatagccctctcctccattaatttgtctaattctccctTAAAGCTATTTAGGTTGGTGACTAACACCACCTCCagtaggagtgagttccatagtttaactatacgcTGCTTTTCCACAAAATTGTTTCCCCAAAGACCAGGCTAGATAAGATTTCATAGCCCAGGCATCccaaaactcggccctccagatgttttggggactacaactcccatcattcctagctaacagaaccagtggacagggatgatgggaattgtagtcccaaaacacctggagggctgagttgggAGATGCCTGGTATAGCCCATGATCATATGAAACTTCATGTCTGAAGCAAGGATTTGTGGCCAGGCCTCTCTGGTCCAAACTGGAACCCCTCCACTACAGCCACACTGCATAGCTGTGGCCCAGGCACAGCAGAGCTGGTATGAGCCACTTAACCCTCACAGGAGATGTTCCATGCCCTGCTCCTTCACAGTGCTAGCTTCCAAAGGTTGGTTTGTTCTCTACTCACCATTACTGCCTCCCTGTGCTTCATTTTCTACTCTATGGATGCAGAGGAAGCTACACCATGTACGTTTGCCAGACAGGCCTGCCTAATTTTGATTTGTCAATCACATTTAGATGAGAAGATTTAATGAACTTTGGCAGAGAATTCCAAGTAGCTTGCCTGTCTTGTCTCTGCACAACCCATGAACCACAGAACACTCTCCTCCCTATTTGCCAGCCTCTTCAGGAGAGACCCCTCCCTTCTGGTTTTATGGGGATTCTCTGGACAGAATTTATGGCACATGGTGGCACAGACTTATTTAGATCTGTTTCGCCTTTCACAACACAGATGGCCGCCACACCATCCCGTACcttcactgttcctcagaccttcaTCTCTCTCACTGCATTTCAGCTTTGCAGGATTTGGTTCATCTTTACTTTTGTCTTTGCTTTCATACATCTTGCGTATCACTGAGGTAGGAGTAAAGGAAGGAGACAGctagaaggaaaacaaaaagatCACCAGAAATTAGTAGCCCATTTTGTGGGATAGTTTTTGTGCATTGGGCAGCTCATCTACTTAGACAAGTTCCAGAGCCCTAGATACACCAGGCAGTGCCTGGGACCCCAAGGAGATGCTATAGAAAGGTACAACTAAAGGAGAGTTTGAAGGAGAAGTGCCACCACAATAATAATGTCAAGTTCATCTGGTATTACAACACTTCCATTAGCTGGAAGTTGAAAGAGGGCTTCTACTACACTAAATCTGATCCATTTCTCCTTCGTTTTTCATACAAAATCGGGTCTTTCGATAGCACTAACCATGCTAGTGATGGAAGCAGCAGGGGCTGGAGGAGAAGAGGCATTCCCTCTGTGGCCCATGGGAGCAGGAGATTTTGAcagacgctgctgctgctgcctaagaaagagaaaacacacaTTAACTGTTGCCCCATCCTCTTTCTGCCTAGCTGGGGAACAAGAAAGCTCCTTGGCTAAACTGTCCCAGGAGTCTggcctgctctgctctgctgatACAAATCAGTTTGAAGGCAGGAGAAAAATGGGCTAGTTTTtaagagaggaaatggaagatACTGCTCAGCACAACACTAAGCTTGACCTTTGAACCTGGCTCCTTGTGTATTTGGAAGAGAGCAGGACAGACTACCTTTCATGACTAGGTCAGAACCCTGGTAAAGAAGCCACAGTCCTTTCTCTGCAGGAAAGCAGGCTGGGAGAGTTCCAGCCAGACCTGGGGATGGCCAGGCAGAGCAACGTGGAGGGGAAAGCAGGTCACTTGCCTTGTGCCAAGTGCTTTCTAGGCAAAAGCAATTGCGCCCTAAGTACTACAGACCAATCCCTGCAGTTCAGATTCAGTGGTCCCCACAGCTTTTCGCCTGCATCAATATCCAACAATCATTGTGCAAAATATATGCAATATATGCTATtacaaatatttaatttttacAGGCACTGCTTGGGTTTCATGAAGTTACAGTCCAAGTCCTAAGTCAGCAAAACTATTCCGAGCAAACTTGAGACCCACATTTCAAACTATCTTCGCCAGAGCTCTGGGATGAGCctcctttgaaaaataaggtagGACAAATAGACATAGGAAGGGAGCATTGAAATTGCTCTCCCAGCTACCAAACTGCTGTTTATGCTCACCTGTTCCTGAAGCCGTCTCGGTTTTTGTCCATTTGTAGTTTGCCAAAACCCGGCTGGTAGAAGTTCGACACCTGCATGGTTAAGTCATGTGGAAGCGAGAGGCCTTCTAATGCCGCTTGCTGCAGCTCAAGTGGACTCATCTGAAATAAAGATTTCAGCAGAGTCGTAAGTCTAAAGCCAAGGCTTTTAAACTGTTGGATTATTATTACAAATTAGCTGCAGATGCCAACACTAAAAGgtttctttatttctgttaacAAGTCTGTACCAAAAGGCAACGTTCCCCTCTTAGATAGGAGGGTCACCACCTCATGCTTGCACTATTTAACCCAGATGTTAGGAGTAAGATGCTGAATTACAGCACAGTTGCAAGAAAAGCACTTCACCACTTCTCGCATTTTAAAGTATATCTCCAAAGACATTTGCCTATTGTAAAGGTAGAATCCAAATGTACCTAAGAACTAAGCGAGAAGTCATTTCTCAAAACTGTCTGAACAGGACAGTAACAATGCTCTAACTAGGTCAGTAGAGGTCACAGGTATTTTAGATTTTCTCACTGGAGTGCCCTTGTATGCTGGGCAGAGAGAAGGAATGCTAACTGGAAAACACTTTATTACCCCACCCTCCAGTTTCTTAGACCTTACCACATATCTCCCAAATCCTTTTGAGCTTCTGGCATGTTGTAGGAGCTACCTCTCCTACATTCCCTGTACACCCCAACATTGACCAAGATGTTTGCTTTATAATAGGCCACTCTCACCGTAGAAGTCCCAACTTTTCAACACGGCATGCAATTCTGCAAGTAGCCTAACATATGTGTGACTGAATAAAATACAATTCCTTCATTCAGCTAGATAGAATCGTCACCATTTCTAGCGGTGAGCCAGCTAGATTCCACACCCATCATGATTCCAACTTAAACACCAATGGGTAGGGAAAGCATTCCTCCCCCCTCACCTGCGCAGCAGCTGGGCTCATCGATTTCCGGATCCCCTGAAATGGATCACCAAGCAGCTGTTGAGAACCTGATCCAAAGCCTGCAATGAGATAAGTGAGCAGCTTCAACATTAAGTGAACCAATGGCCTAGTGGTCCTAAAAATCCTACAGAAACAGATGATTTTCTCTTAGACATTTTGTTCTAGGAAAGCTGCAAGCTCTTTTGAACACATAAAAAAAGAGCTACTGATTGTAGAGAAGTCATCTGGACTTGTTAGTTTGCAATTCAAATTAATTCTGATCCAAGGTTATTATTCAGAGCCTGAGTCCAACTTGTTTTGGTTAGAAACTTTGAGTTGATTGTTTGGTAGGAGTGTGAAACAATGAACTTCCCAGGAGTACCAGTAGGCAGGCACTGGATGTATCCAAAGGAAGCTGATGGGGAGTATTTCTAGACATTCCAGCTCTTACCAATTGGTGAGGAGATCTGATGCCTCAGatagtcggcagaagcagctcgAGTCGGAAACATCTGAGAAATTGGAGGCTGCGGTGGAGAGGGGGCTCTTTGGCCAAGCAGAGATGAGACAGGTTCCAAGCCACTCATCAAGTTGTTGAGGACATTAGATGAAGCAGGTCTGCCACTGGATGGCCCAAGGATCTCCTTTGGAAATAACACAGGAATTTCAGATCCTCCAAGTATGATGACTACTTAAAGTCACTTCCCAGCAGCACATAACAGAAAGAGATGCTCCATGAAAACAAGACTGTCAAGACATTCCAAACTGCCTGCGGCAGAAAGAAttgcctccaggcaagcagaatgGAAACTTCATCTACTTGTTTTCTTTTAGGCGGCTGTCAAATGGAGCACAGATTCTCATTAAAACAGACATggaagggcaggcaggcaggctgcaaCTTTCTGTAAATCTGCAGGGCTGGATTACAACACTTCTGCAGCCATACTAGCTGAGCCAGTCAACAAGAGCAACACTcctgctttttttatttatttatacaaatatTCTTTAAGTCATTGTAGCAGCTGCATGCAGCTCCTTGTGGTGAGCTCACTGCCACTGAGTGCTGCAAACATCCATTTGCATGCATGGAGTATGACAGTTGGAAGCTTCAGCTAGTGCGAAACGGGGATAGGCTACAGCCAGCATTTAATTCCACTGCTCAAAAGGTTTGCACTGGAGGCTCATACATTattgagccaggttcaaggtttgtGTATTAACTTACAAGGTCCTTAGTAACTTGGGTCCAGGTTACATTAAGGACCACCTtatccccattattattattactattattattagtttcaCTCTACCTGCAAGATATTCTTTGTGGCCGATTGGCCTTGCATCTCAGGAGGCGTTATCAAGTGGCTTTCAAGGGTTTGCTGAAAATAAGGTGACATGCAGTTTTTGTATCACTTTGTAAGCATTCATCACCTGCCCCATCCTCCCAGTGCAGCCCACCAGCACATGCAAGAATCAAGACAAATCTACCAGTGTAACAAGGCATCAATTTTGTAAGTAGTTTGATAAGCAGGCTATAAGGATGCCAACGTTAGCTCACCCACTTTAAAGACAGAGGTGGAGGAGCTGGTCTTCCACACATCAAACCTTACTACTGTCACCAACTAACTGGTACTGGCTGAACCAAAGGTGGCCGGCTCAGTGGTAGCTCCCCATTTATAGAATGCCCCCTACCCTTATATATTGATATTTAAGTTTTGGATGGTTGGTGAACAGCTTTTGCCCATGCTTAGGAAATAAATGACATCTAATAAAAAGTAATGAAAGTTCATACAATTTCTAAAATTTAGATTTCCACTCTTTGTGCATTAAGAACTCTTACAAGAAATCATTTCCCCATGTCATGGGACGCATCCAGTAAGACGCCCTCTCATATAGTTTTAAACTATTGATCTGAAGTATGTCTGCTATACAGTCATATAAGTACGTGTTTGTATACGGAAGTGGTTTCAGTTTGTGCCCCAAGACTAGGTGTGGTTGAATTTCTATCATTTACACACTCCTTCTCTACTTACATTGACTTTTGGTTGGGAAGGCAGAGTCCCACTTGCCTTCATAGTACTGACTAGTTTGTTGAAGGCGGACATATCGCCATCCTTAAGGTGCCGG
This genomic interval carries:
- the EIF4ENIF1 gene encoding eukaryotic translation initiation factor 4E transporter isoform X3, producing the protein MDKRGGMTEVVNGDTLIGAMKFPHRYTKEELLDIKERPHSKRRPSCLSEKYDSDGVWDPEKWHASLYPNSGRTSPVEGLKKDSDSDRSSLMRRIVDPRERVKEDDLDVVLSPQRRSFGGGCHVTAAVGSRRAGSPLEKENDCVRVIGGRRIGSGRIISARNFDKDHRGGEKDSRDSRDARDRDRDREYKDKRFRREYGDSKRVFGERRRNDSYTEEEPEWFSAGPTSQSETIELTGFDDKILEEEHKGRKRTRRRPTSLKEGIECNGGLAEEVEVQSVLGQETVADQEVPREIVLPEPAPGEFDFNEFFNLDKSVPGLASMIEDVLGEGAVSASRFSRWFSNPSRSGSRSSSLRSTPHEELERLAAHSGVVLSVEEVEAGLKTLKVDQERKPAAPLTAEQMEESLNMRDSRHLKDGDMSAFNKLVSTMKASGTLPSQPKVNQTLESHLITPPEMQGQSATKNILQEILGPSSGRPASSNVLNNLMSGLEPVSSLLGQRAPSPPQPPISQMFPTRAASADYLRHQISSPIGFGSGSQQLLGDPFQGIRKSMSPAAAQMSPLELQQAALEGLSLPHDLTMQVSNFYQPGFGKLQMDKNRDGFRNRQQQQRLSKSPAPMGHRGNASSPPAPAASITSMLSPSFTPTSVIRKMYESKDKSKDEPNPAKLKCSERDEGLRNSEEGLLPSRSIEHVDQENSPSIGTKLASLQRSACSTPLSQTNRCTKEQDYRPKSTGRKTPTMASPVPGSTFLRPVHQVPLVPHVPMVRPTHQLPPGLVQRMLQQGIHPQHLPPLLQAGMIPPGVDLTHFQGVSAPILGQPCYPLPTAGHPLLNPRSGTPLQLAMMQQQLQRSGSSAQGSAVGVQTPPLNVPSRTGLPHVHSQLDHRANQRSSSPVGLAKWFGSDVLQQPLPSMPSKVISVDELEYRQ
- the EIF4ENIF1 gene encoding eukaryotic translation initiation factor 4E transporter isoform X2 — its product is MDKRGGMTEVVNGDTLIGAMKFPHRYTKEELLDIKERPHSKRRPSCLSEKYDSDGVWDPEKWHASLYPNSGRTSPVEGLKKDSDSDRSSLMRRIVDPRERVKEDDLDVVLSPQRRSFGGGCHVTAAVGSRRAGSPLEKENDCVRVIGGRRIGSGRIISARNFDKDHRGGEKDSRDSRDARDRDRDREYKDKRFRREYGDSKRVFGERRRNDSYTEEEPEWFSAGPTSQSETIELTGFDDKILEEEHKGRKRTRRRPTSLKEGIECNGGLAEEVEVQSVLGQETVADQEVPREIVLPEPAPGEFDFNEFFNLDKSVPGLASMIEDVLGEGAVSASRFSRWFSNPSRSGSRSSSLRSTPHEELERLAGLEQGILSPGQNSGNYFAPIPLEDHSENKVDILEMLQKAKVDLKPLLSSLSANKEKLRESTHSGVVLSVEEVEAGLKTLKVDQERKPAAPLTAEQMEESLNMRDSRHLKDGDMSAFNKLVSTMKASGTLPSQPKVNQTLESHLITPPEMQGQSATKNILQEILGPSSGRPASSNVLNNLMSGLEPVSSLLGQRAPSPPQPPISQMFPTRAASADYLRHQISSPIGFGSGSQQLLGDPFQGIRKSMSPAAAQMSPLELQQAALEGLSLPHDLTMQVSNFYQPGFGKLQMDKNRDGFRNRQQQRLSKSPAPMGHRGNASSPPAPAASITSMLSPSFTPTSVIRKMYESKDKSKDEPNPAKLKCSERDEGLRNSEEGLLPSRSIEHVDQENSPSIGTKLASLQRSACSTPLSQTNRCTKEQDYRPKSTGRKTPTMASPVPGSTFLRPVHQVPLVPHVPMVRPTHQLPPGLVQRMLQQGIHPQHLPPLLQAGMIPPGVDLTHFQGVSAPILGQPCYPLPTAGHPLLNPRSGTPLQLAMMQQQLQRSGSSAQGSAVGVQTPPLNVPSRTGLPHVHSQLDHRANQRSSSPVGLAKWFGSDVLQQPLPSMPSKVISVDELEYRQ
- the EIF4ENIF1 gene encoding eukaryotic translation initiation factor 4E transporter isoform X1, producing MDKRGGMTEVVNGDTLIGAMKFPHRYTKEELLDIKERPHSKRRPSCLSEKYDSDGVWDPEKWHASLYPNSGRTSPVEGLKKDSDSDRSSLMRRIVDPRERVKEDDLDVVLSPQRRSFGGGCHVTAAVGSRRAGSPLEKENDCVRVIGGRRIGSGRIISARNFDKDHRGGEKDSRDSRDARDRDRDREYKDKRFRREYGDSKRVFGERRRNDSYTEEEPEWFSAGPTSQSETIELTGFDDKILEEEHKGRKRTRRRPTSLKEGIECNGGLAEEVEVQSVLGQETVADQEVPREIVLPEPAPGEFDFNEFFNLDKSVPGLASMIEDVLGEGAVSASRFSRWFSNPSRSGSRSSSLRSTPHEELERLAGLEQGILSPGQNSGNYFAPIPLEDHSENKVDILEMLQKAKVDLKPLLSSLSANKEKLRESTHSGVVLSVEEVEAGLKTLKVDQERKPAAPLTAEQMEESLNMRDSRHLKDGDMSAFNKLVSTMKASGTLPSQPKVNQTLESHLITPPEMQGQSATKNILQEILGPSSGRPASSNVLNNLMSGLEPVSSLLGQRAPSPPQPPISQMFPTRAASADYLRHQISSPIGFGSGSQQLLGDPFQGIRKSMSPAAAQMSPLELQQAALEGLSLPHDLTMQVSNFYQPGFGKLQMDKNRDGFRNRQQQQRLSKSPAPMGHRGNASSPPAPAASITSMLSPSFTPTSVIRKMYESKDKSKDEPNPAKLKCSERDEGLRNSEEGLLPSRSIEHVDQENSPSIGTKLASLQRSACSTPLSQTNRCTKEQDYRPKSTGRKTPTMASPVPGSTFLRPVHQVPLVPHVPMVRPTHQLPPGLVQRMLQQGIHPQHLPPLLQAGMIPPGVDLTHFQGVSAPILGQPCYPLPTAGHPLLNPRSGTPLQLAMMQQQLQRSGSSAQGSAVGVQTPPLNVPSRTGLPHVHSQLDHRANQRSSSPVGLAKWFGSDVLQQPLPSMPSKVISVDELEYRQ